One window from the genome of Luteolibacter rhizosphaerae encodes:
- a CDS encoding CoA-acylating methylmalonate-semialdehyde dehydrogenase, which produces MNASVDQACPLYIGGKWKEVGGKAGSTVYNPSRGSAIATVPMCGPEEVNEVVAAAKAAFPDWRDTPPNERAQVLFRLKILLEDAFEELCLGISTEHGKTLSEARGDLRRGIEVVEFACGIPTLLMGESLENIARGIDCHTDRHPLGVVAGICPFNFPALVPMWMWPIAIACGNTFVLKPSEKVPLTMQRVVALLEKAGLPPGVLNIVHGGRECVDALLEHPDVAAISFVGSTPVAREIHRKGSLAGKRVQAAGGAKNFVILMPDADVDRTVEAVKDGAFGCAGERCMAGSTAVAVGDAGDKLLPALADLVGSMRVGPTDVRETQPDMGAVISAEHKTRVSGLIDAGERAGGKVLTDGRKTKVDDAPEGFFLGPTVIDQVTPDNPLMETEVFGPVLAVLRAKTLDEAIAQANKQAFGNGAAIFTNSGKAAREFRRQVSAGMVGINVGVPAPLAYFPFTGWNDSFFGDLHIQGKEGVEFFTKRKTTTTRWFSFGDGEVWAK; this is translated from the coding sequence ATGAATGCGTCCGTGGATCAAGCATGCCCGCTCTATATCGGAGGAAAGTGGAAGGAGGTGGGAGGAAAGGCGGGCAGCACGGTCTACAACCCCTCCCGCGGCAGTGCCATCGCCACCGTGCCCATGTGCGGGCCCGAGGAGGTGAACGAAGTGGTGGCGGCGGCGAAAGCGGCATTTCCGGATTGGCGCGATACCCCTCCGAACGAGCGGGCACAGGTTCTCTTCCGCCTGAAGATCTTGTTAGAAGATGCCTTCGAGGAACTCTGCCTCGGCATCTCCACCGAACACGGCAAAACCCTCTCGGAAGCGCGTGGCGATCTGCGCCGCGGCATCGAGGTGGTGGAGTTTGCCTGCGGCATCCCGACCCTTCTGATGGGCGAGTCGCTGGAGAACATCGCCCGCGGAATCGATTGCCACACCGACCGCCATCCACTTGGCGTGGTCGCTGGTATCTGCCCTTTCAATTTCCCCGCGCTGGTGCCCATGTGGATGTGGCCGATCGCCATCGCCTGCGGGAATACTTTCGTCCTCAAGCCGAGCGAGAAGGTCCCGCTTACCATGCAGCGCGTCGTCGCCCTGCTGGAAAAAGCCGGGCTGCCACCGGGTGTGCTCAATATTGTCCATGGCGGCCGCGAGTGCGTGGACGCTTTGTTAGAGCACCCGGATGTCGCCGCGATCTCCTTCGTCGGCTCTACTCCGGTGGCCCGTGAGATCCACCGCAAGGGCTCGCTGGCGGGCAAGCGGGTCCAAGCCGCTGGCGGTGCGAAAAACTTCGTGATCCTGATGCCCGATGCCGACGTGGATCGGACGGTGGAAGCGGTGAAGGACGGTGCCTTTGGCTGCGCGGGTGAACGCTGCATGGCCGGATCCACCGCCGTGGCGGTCGGGGATGCGGGCGACAAACTCCTGCCCGCCCTCGCCGATCTCGTCGGCTCCATGAGAGTCGGCCCCACCGATGTTCGCGAGACCCAGCCCGACATGGGCGCGGTGATCTCCGCCGAGCACAAGACCCGCGTCTCCGGGCTTATCGATGCCGGTGAGCGCGCGGGTGGCAAGGTACTCACTGATGGCCGCAAGACCAAGGTGGATGACGCCCCCGAGGGATTCTTCCTCGGCCCCACCGTGATCGACCAAGTCACTCCAGATAACCCACTCATGGAAACGGAAGTCTTCGGTCCCGTCCTTGCCGTCCTCCGTGCCAAGACTCTCGACGAGGCCATCGCCCAGGCTAACAAACAGGCATTCGGTAACGGCGCCGCTATCTTCACGAACTCCGGTAAAGCGGCCCGCGAGTTCCGCCGCCAGGTCAGTGCCGGCATGGTCGGCATCAATGTGGGCGTGCCCGCACCGCTCGCCTACTTTCCCTTCACCGGTTGGAACGACTCCTTCTTCGGCGACCTCCACATCCAAGGCAAAGAGGGCGTCGAGTTCTTCACCAAACGCAAGACCACTACCACCCGCTGGTTCTCCTTCGGCGATGGCGAGGTCTGGGCCAAGTAA
- a CDS encoding nitrilase-related carbon-nitrogen hydrolase, with protein MPRIVKAGLIQAASTHPGDADPKVIREAMISRHMEMIEEAAKQGVQVLCLQELFYGPYFCAEQQTRWYSITESIPDGPTTQLMMETAKRLGMVLVVPIYEVEQTGVYYNTASVIDADGTYLGKYRKHHIPHCHPGFWEKFYFRPGNTGYPVFQTAVGKIGVYICYDRHFPEGARCLGLNGAEIVFNPSATVAGLSEYLWKLEQPAHAVANGYFVGAINRVGTEQPWGIGEFYGQSYFCDPRGQMVAVGSRDQTELIVADLDLEMIEEVRNTWQFYRDRRPESYGEIVVP; from the coding sequence ATGCCCCGAATAGTCAAAGCTGGCCTCATCCAAGCAGCCTCCACCCACCCCGGCGACGCCGACCCGAAGGTGATCCGCGAGGCGATGATCTCGCGGCACATGGAGATGATCGAGGAGGCCGCCAAGCAGGGCGTGCAAGTACTCTGCCTGCAGGAGCTATTCTACGGTCCTTACTTTTGCGCGGAGCAGCAGACGCGCTGGTATTCCATCACCGAATCGATCCCGGACGGCCCGACCACCCAGCTCATGATGGAGACGGCGAAGCGACTGGGGATGGTGCTGGTGGTGCCGATCTACGAGGTCGAGCAGACGGGCGTTTACTACAACACCGCCTCGGTGATCGATGCGGACGGCACCTACCTCGGGAAGTATCGCAAGCATCACATCCCCCACTGCCATCCGGGCTTCTGGGAGAAGTTCTACTTCCGCCCCGGCAACACCGGCTATCCGGTGTTCCAGACGGCGGTCGGGAAGATCGGCGTCTACATCTGCTATGACCGGCACTTCCCGGAGGGCGCTCGATGCCTCGGGTTGAATGGCGCGGAGATCGTCTTCAATCCCTCCGCGACCGTCGCGGGGCTGAGCGAGTATCTGTGGAAATTGGAACAACCTGCACACGCCGTGGCAAACGGCTACTTCGTCGGCGCGATCAACCGGGTCGGCACGGAACAACCTTGGGGCATCGGTGAATTCTACGGGCAGTCCTACTTCTGCGATCCGCGCGGGCAGATGGTCGCGGTCGGCAGCCGGGATCAGACGGAGCTGATCGTGGCGGATCTGGATCTGGAGATGATCGAGGAGGTGAGGAATACCTGGCAGTTCTACCGGGATCGGCGGCCGGAGTCTTATGGGGAGATTGTGGTGCCGTGA
- the preA gene encoding NAD-dependent dihydropyrimidine dehydrogenase subunit PreA translates to MATLETTVDGLKFANPFVIGSGPPGTNVKVIKRAFKEGWGGVIAKTVSLDASKVVNVGPRYAKLMAGDGKEVIGWENIELISDRKFEIWLDEFKEAKDEYPDGVLIASIMEEYNKDAWCEIVERCQDAGVDAFELNFSCPHGLPERKMGAAMGQDPSILEEVCGWVMGAAKIPVWAKMTPNVTHIEEPSAAALRAGCQGVSAINTIRSVMGVNLDTLRPEPTVEGYTTPGGYSSKAVKPIALRMCMEIAQLIKKDFPGRTLSGLGGVETGADAAQFILLGSDTVQVCTGVMKFGYGMVKDLNAGLLAFMDSKGFETISDFKGLSLPYFTTHAELVRMQLARKAEEAAAKERADMVKSDAEWDGDDFVKQSDALARKPNS, encoded by the coding sequence ATGGCCACCCTTGAAACCACCGTCGACGGGCTGAAATTCGCGAATCCCTTCGTGATCGGTTCCGGTCCTCCGGGGACGAACGTGAAGGTGATCAAGCGCGCCTTCAAGGAAGGGTGGGGGGGCGTCATCGCCAAGACCGTCAGCCTCGACGCCTCCAAGGTGGTCAATGTTGGCCCCCGCTATGCCAAGCTCATGGCCGGCGATGGCAAGGAAGTCATCGGCTGGGAGAACATCGAGCTCATCAGCGACCGCAAGTTCGAGATCTGGCTCGATGAGTTCAAGGAGGCGAAAGACGAGTATCCCGACGGCGTGTTGATCGCCTCCATCATGGAGGAGTATAACAAGGATGCCTGGTGCGAGATCGTCGAGCGCTGCCAAGACGCCGGGGTGGATGCCTTCGAGTTGAACTTCTCCTGCCCGCACGGCCTGCCCGAGCGCAAGATGGGTGCCGCCATGGGTCAGGATCCGTCCATCCTCGAGGAAGTCTGCGGCTGGGTGATGGGCGCTGCGAAGATTCCTGTCTGGGCCAAGATGACGCCGAATGTCACCCACATCGAGGAGCCCAGCGCTGCCGCCCTGCGCGCCGGCTGTCAGGGGGTCAGCGCGATCAACACCATCCGCAGCGTGATGGGCGTGAATCTGGATACGCTGCGGCCAGAGCCGACCGTGGAAGGCTACACGACCCCCGGCGGTTATTCGTCAAAAGCGGTGAAGCCGATCGCCCTGCGCATGTGCATGGAGATCGCCCAGCTCATCAAAAAGGACTTCCCCGGCCGCACGCTCTCCGGCCTCGGCGGCGTGGAGACCGGTGCCGACGCCGCCCAGTTCATCCTGTTAGGCAGCGATACCGTCCAAGTCTGCACCGGCGTCATGAAGTTCGGCTACGGAATGGTGAAGGATCTCAATGCCGGGCTGCTCGCCTTCATGGACAGCAAGGGCTTTGAGACCATCTCCGACTTCAAAGGCCTCAGCCTGCCCTACTTCACCACCCATGCGGAACTCGTCCGCATGCAACTCGCCCGCAAGGCCGAGGAAGCCGCTGCGAAGGAACGTGCCGACATGGTCAAGAGCGATGCCGAATGGGATGGCGATGACTTCGTTAAGCAGTCGGATGCTCTGGCGCGGAAGCCGAATTCTTAA
- a CDS encoding glycerophosphodiester phosphodiesterase: protein MQIRHSASFLLTTLLCPVLSLSAAEEKPKPFHFAHRGGAHEFEENTLFAFRSSYDKGLRGFETDIRMTKDGKLVILHDDSLDRTHNGKGPVEELESESARSITSKKQGEPLLFLEALLDYLADKPGLYVEFEMKTSNKKLYPDEAIDTYARAIYDQVNARKPENSTWVFTSFDQRPLKAIKKINPDADIMLIKGGPLDSALIDSAKAIGSKRIACKMEGTTRLAVKDAQKQGLIVTGWPGHTLNDYFLGLGLGVDAICSDVPVMWQNYIESKKP, encoded by the coding sequence ATGCAAATCCGCCATTCCGCATCGTTCCTTCTCACCACCCTGCTTTGCCCGGTCCTTTCGCTTTCCGCTGCGGAAGAGAAGCCGAAGCCCTTCCATTTCGCTCACCGCGGCGGAGCCCACGAGTTCGAGGAGAACACGCTCTTCGCCTTCCGCAGCAGCTATGACAAGGGCCTCCGGGGCTTCGAGACGGACATCCGCATGACCAAGGACGGCAAGCTGGTGATCCTTCACGACGATTCCTTGGATCGCACCCACAATGGCAAGGGGCCGGTGGAGGAATTAGAGTCTGAGTCCGCTAGGAGCATCACTTCCAAGAAGCAGGGCGAGCCGCTGCTCTTCCTCGAAGCCCTGCTCGACTACCTAGCCGACAAGCCGGGCCTCTACGTCGAGTTCGAGATGAAGACGAGCAACAAGAAGCTCTATCCCGACGAGGCCATCGATACCTATGCGCGGGCGATCTACGATCAGGTGAACGCCCGCAAGCCGGAGAACTCCACTTGGGTCTTCACCTCCTTCGACCAACGCCCGCTGAAGGCGATAAAGAAGATCAATCCGGACGCGGACATCATGCTGATCAAGGGCGGCCCGCTCGACTCCGCACTGATCGACTCCGCCAAGGCGATCGGCTCGAAGCGCATTGCCTGCAAGATGGAGGGAACCACCCGGCTGGCCGTGAAGGATGCGCAGAAACAGGGCCTGATCGTCACCGGTTGGCCCGGGCATACCCTCAACGACTACTTCCTCGGCCTCGGACTCGGCGTGGATGCGATCTGCAGCGATGTCCCGGTGATGTGGCAGAACTACATCGAGAGCAAGAAGCCCTGA
- a CDS encoding succinate dehydrogenase/fumarate reductase iron-sulfur subunit — translation MNLTLKVWRQNGPQDKGRIETYPAQGIPEECSFLEMLDIVNERIISDGGEPIHFDHDCREGICGMCSLTINGVPHGKEKGTTTCQVHMRKFRDGDTIWIEPFRANAFPVLRDLIVDRNAFDRIIAAGGYIDIRTGSAVDANAIPIPKPDADAAFDAAACIGCGACVAACPNASAMLFVSAKVSHLGHLPQGQPERDKRVLAMVKQMDSEGFGNCTNHYECEAACPKEISVDHIARMNRDYGKAMLAEQLA, via the coding sequence ATGAACCTCACGCTCAAGGTCTGGCGTCAGAATGGCCCGCAGGACAAGGGCCGGATCGAAACCTATCCCGCCCAAGGAATTCCGGAAGAATGTTCCTTCCTGGAAATGTTGGACATCGTGAACGAGCGCATCATCAGCGATGGCGGCGAGCCGATCCATTTCGACCACGACTGCCGCGAAGGCATTTGCGGGATGTGCTCCCTGACGATCAACGGCGTGCCCCACGGCAAGGAAAAGGGCACCACCACCTGCCAAGTCCACATGCGCAAGTTCCGCGATGGCGACACCATCTGGATCGAGCCCTTCCGCGCAAATGCCTTCCCGGTGCTGCGCGACTTGATCGTGGACCGCAATGCCTTCGACCGCATCATAGCGGCAGGCGGCTATATCGACATCCGCACCGGCTCCGCCGTGGACGCGAATGCGATCCCGATTCCGAAGCCGGATGCCGACGCCGCCTTCGATGCCGCCGCCTGCATCGGCTGCGGGGCTTGCGTGGCCGCTTGCCCGAATGCCAGTGCCATGCTCTTCGTCTCCGCCAAAGTTTCCCACCTCGGCCACCTGCCCCAGGGCCAACCGGAGCGCGACAAGCGCGTGCTCGCGATGGTCAAGCAGATGGACAGCGAGGGCTTCGGCAACTGCACCAACCACTACGAATGCGAGGCCGCATGCCCGAAGGAGATCAGCGTGGATCACATCGCGCGGATGAACCGTGACTACGGGAAGGCCATGCTGGCCGAGCAGCTTGCATGA
- the ykgO gene encoding type B 50S ribosomal protein L36, translating to MKVLSSLSSAKRRHSGCQVVKRKGTLYVICKANPKFKARQGATKGTRLSKKGVK from the coding sequence ATGAAAGTTCTTTCTTCGCTCTCTTCCGCCAAACGCCGCCACTCCGGATGCCAAGTGGTGAAGCGCAAGGGCACGCTCTATGTGATCTGCAAGGCCAACCCGAAGTTCAAGGCCCGCCAAGGCGCGACCAAGGGCACCCGCCTGTCGAAGAAGGGCGTGAAGTAA
- the ruvB gene encoding Holliday junction branch migration DNA helicase RuvB, translating to MSENFYQKTTSAPTTSFDVSLRPPVFSEFIGQEKVKDRLLLMVEAARQRGDVLDHVLLSGPPGLGKTTLANIIARATGSQLHVTSGPQIEKAGDLAGVLTNLQKGDVLFIDEIHRLHPAIEEYLYPAMEDFRLDIIIDSGPSARSIQLNLPRFTLVGATTRSGMLTAPLRSRFGLVNRLDYYTQTELAQIIERSAGLLDIPILHEGALEIAARSRGTPRVANALLRWVRDYAQVKSDGTISGPVADAALAMIEIDAQGLDEMDKRILEALIYKFNGGPVGVGSLAVAVGEDAATIEEVHEPFLILQGFLQRTPRGRIALPAAYTKIGASMPPPTDGQPTLL from the coding sequence ATGAGCGAGAATTTCTACCAGAAAACCACCTCCGCCCCTACCACTTCCTTCGACGTTTCGCTGCGTCCGCCGGTGTTTTCCGAGTTCATCGGGCAGGAGAAAGTGAAGGACCGCCTGCTGCTGATGGTGGAGGCTGCCCGCCAGCGCGGGGACGTGCTGGATCACGTGCTGCTCTCCGGCCCTCCCGGCTTGGGCAAGACCACGCTGGCCAATATCATCGCCCGCGCCACCGGCTCGCAGCTCCACGTGACCTCCGGGCCGCAGATCGAGAAGGCAGGCGATCTGGCCGGAGTTCTGACCAATCTCCAGAAGGGCGACGTGCTCTTCATCGACGAAATCCATCGCCTGCACCCGGCGATCGAGGAGTATCTCTACCCCGCCATGGAGGACTTCCGGCTGGATATCATCATCGATTCCGGCCCCTCCGCCCGCTCGATCCAACTCAACCTGCCGCGCTTCACGCTGGTGGGAGCCACCACCCGATCCGGGATGCTGACGGCTCCCCTGCGCTCACGCTTTGGACTGGTGAACCGTCTGGACTACTACACCCAGACGGAACTCGCCCAGATCATCGAGCGCTCGGCAGGCCTGCTGGACATCCCGATCCTGCATGAAGGGGCGCTGGAGATCGCGGCTCGTTCCCGTGGCACTCCGCGCGTGGCGAATGCCCTGCTGCGCTGGGTGCGCGACTACGCTCAGGTGAAAAGTGACGGCACGATCTCGGGTCCGGTAGCGGATGCAGCACTGGCAATGATCGAGATCGACGCACAGGGCTTGGACGAGATGGACAAGCGCATCCTCGAGGCGCTGATCTACAAGTTCAACGGGGGTCCCGTGGGCGTGGGCTCGCTGGCCGTCGCGGTCGGTGAAGATGCCGCGACGATCGAGGAGGTGCACGAGCCCTTTCTGATCCTACAGGGTTTCCTCCAGCGCACGCCGCGGGGGCGGATCGCCCTGCCTGCCGCCTATACCAAGATCGGCGCGTCCATGCCTCCACCAACGGACGGACAGCCGACCCTTCTCTAA
- a CDS encoding GNAT family N-acetyltransferase: MISCVIRRANPEDAGAIQHLYQELVGDPLIQVLPEQIVTMGRSASTFLLVAESGDSVFGTVLFNLRNDVMFRSQPFGVLENVVVSSAARQQGIGTRLLAQVEVLAKEHDCTKIMLLSSVRRHGAHAFFRHCGFASDTKTAFVKYRSQFTTA; encoded by the coding sequence ATGATCTCGTGCGTGATCCGAAGGGCGAATCCGGAAGACGCGGGTGCGATCCAGCATCTGTATCAGGAACTCGTCGGGGATCCCCTGATCCAAGTTCTTCCGGAGCAGATTGTAACCATGGGCCGGAGCGCTTCGACCTTCCTTCTCGTTGCGGAGTCCGGTGATTCGGTCTTCGGCACCGTGCTGTTCAACCTCCGCAACGACGTGATGTTCCGTTCCCAGCCCTTCGGAGTTCTCGAGAATGTCGTGGTGTCATCGGCAGCACGACAACAGGGCATCGGGACACGGCTTCTGGCCCAGGTCGAGGTCTTGGCGAAAGAGCACGATTGCACCAAGATCATGCTTCTGAGCAGCGTCCGCCGTCACGGAGCCCATGCATTTTTCCGCCATTGCGGATTTGCCAGCGATACCAAGACCGCCTTCGTGAAATACCGGAGCCAGTTCACCACGGCCTGA
- a CDS encoding Fur family transcriptional regulator, whose product MSEIVAQLIDRCRSAGLRRTKALEELIVTLLESSRPMTLSELAASPRLRDQCDKATVFRLLQRLAEKGVVRRLGLHERAAYFTLLVPGRHQDYLICTECGSIEAVKAPCPVHELEEEIREKTGFRNLYHELEFFGTCPACV is encoded by the coding sequence ATGTCCGAAATTGTCGCCCAACTCATTGACCGCTGCCGCTCGGCGGGACTGCGCCGCACGAAGGCCCTCGAAGAACTCATCGTGACTCTTCTCGAGTCCTCGCGGCCCATGACCTTGTCCGAGTTGGCCGCATCCCCGCGGCTGCGTGATCAATGCGACAAGGCAACCGTCTTCCGCCTGCTGCAACGTCTCGCCGAAAAGGGCGTGGTGCGGCGGCTCGGCCTGCACGAGCGCGCTGCCTATTTCACGCTGCTGGTACCGGGACGTCATCAGGATTACCTGATCTGCACGGAGTGCGGCAGCATCGAGGCGGTAAAAGCCCCCTGCCCTGTCCACGAACTGGAAGAAGAGATTCGCGAGAAGACCGGCTTCCGCAACCTTTACCACGAGCTCGAGTTCTTCGGCACCTGCCCCGCCTGCGTATGA
- a CDS encoding tyrosine recombinase XerC, with amino-acid sequence MDEELESGFLKFMEVERTASPRTLENYRLALESCRTWFGAKFAGWRETTAEDFRRWLYEMMKQDLSKSTIRLRFAALRSFYKFLVHRRGFIKSPVAEVQLPKPEKKLPVVLTASQIDELLALPLQAPIHKQTQPWMPLRDAAILELFYSCGLRISELRGLDVRDIDFLGENVKVTGKGAKERIVPIGGPALSALQRYQREAAVTNGPLFLGKRRTRITQQAIDLLLKKYLKLSSIPFKISPHKLRHSFATHLLDAGADLRSVQSLLGHASLSTTQIYTHVTKERLRQAYDAAHPRAT; translated from the coding sequence ATGGATGAGGAGCTGGAGAGCGGCTTCCTGAAATTCATGGAGGTCGAGCGGACCGCCTCGCCTCGCACATTGGAGAACTACCGGCTCGCGTTGGAGAGCTGCCGCACATGGTTCGGCGCGAAGTTCGCCGGCTGGCGGGAGACTACCGCGGAGGATTTCCGGCGCTGGCTCTATGAGATGATGAAGCAGGATCTGTCGAAGTCGACGATCCGTCTCCGCTTCGCCGCTCTGCGGTCCTTCTACAAATTCCTGGTTCACCGCCGCGGCTTCATCAAGAGCCCGGTGGCGGAGGTGCAACTCCCCAAGCCGGAGAAGAAGCTGCCGGTGGTGCTCACCGCCTCACAGATCGACGAACTGCTGGCTCTGCCACTACAAGCCCCCATCCACAAGCAGACCCAGCCTTGGATGCCCCTGCGCGATGCTGCGATCCTGGAGCTCTTCTATTCCTGCGGGCTCCGGATCTCCGAGCTGAGGGGGCTGGATGTGAGGGACATCGATTTCCTCGGCGAGAACGTGAAGGTCACGGGCAAAGGCGCGAAGGAGAGGATCGTGCCGATCGGAGGCCCTGCACTCTCCGCCTTGCAGCGCTACCAGCGCGAAGCCGCCGTGACCAACGGTCCGCTGTTCTTGGGAAAGCGGCGCACGCGCATCACCCAGCAGGCGATCGATCTGCTGCTGAAGAAGTACCTCAAGCTGAGTTCGATTCCCTTCAAAATCTCCCCGCACAAGCTGCGGCACAGCTTCGCCACCCATCTGTTAGACGCAGGGGCGGATCTGAGATCCGTGCAAAGCCTGTTAGGCCATGCTTCGCTTTCGACCACGCAGATCTACACGCACGTGACGAAGGAGCGGCTGCGGCAGGCTTACGATGCGGCCCATCCCCGTGCCACCTGA
- a CDS encoding DUF2007 domain-containing protein, which translates to MVTVARFQTPEEAHLFRSFLGSRGIQAEVFDEHVVQLFWHYSNAIGGVRVVVAAEDEMDAAEAHREYLEVLRSEPREFSGARVWPVVLLLSIALGAPFLAFGRRLAAGAPKEG; encoded by the coding sequence ATGGTGACGGTCGCTCGTTTTCAAACGCCGGAAGAAGCCCATCTTTTCCGCTCCTTCCTTGGATCACGCGGGATCCAGGCAGAGGTCTTCGACGAGCACGTGGTTCAGCTTTTCTGGCACTATAGCAACGCGATCGGTGGCGTTAGGGTAGTGGTGGCTGCGGAGGACGAGATGGATGCAGCCGAGGCCCACCGCGAGTATCTGGAGGTCCTGAGATCGGAACCGCGCGAATTCTCCGGGGCTCGGGTTTGGCCGGTGGTCCTGCTGCTTTCCATCGCTTTAGGTGCTCCTTTCCTCGCTTTCGGGAGGCGCCTGGCTGCAGGTGCGCCGAAAGAGGGGTGA
- the sucB gene encoding dihydrolipoyllysine-residue succinyltransferase has product MSLEVKVPAAGESITSANVARWHKQNGESVRKGDVLVTLETDKVSSELEAAADGVLKIVVGEGEEVAIGTVIALLEDGAATGGSPVAAPAAGAPSPSAPAAASPPPLPASGAQVIDVKVPAAGESITSANVARWHKGDGAAVSKGEALVTLETDKVSSELEADASGTLKILVAEGNEVGIGTLIAQIIVGNTTAAPEPAAPAPAAPAPVPAAAAPAPVTETPKPRTFELPAAPAPAPAVAAAPVSDGRVTRKKMSMLRRKIATHLVNAQQTAAILTTFNEADMTAVMELRKAVQEDFLKKHGVKLGFMSFFVKAVVQALKDVPQVNGMIDGQDIVQNHFYDIGVAIGTEKGLIVPVIRDADKKSFAQIEQDIIDYAKKAKEGKIGIEDLQGGVYTISNGGTYGSLLSTPILNPPQSGILGMHTIQQRPVALNGQVVIRPMMYLAMSYDHRLVDGKEAVTFLIRIKDCIENPTRLMLEM; this is encoded by the coding sequence ATGTCTCTCGAAGTCAAAGTCCCCGCCGCCGGCGAATCCATCACCTCCGCGAATGTCGCCCGCTGGCACAAGCAGAACGGAGAATCCGTCCGCAAGGGCGATGTGCTTGTCACTCTGGAGACCGACAAGGTTTCCAGCGAACTTGAAGCCGCTGCCGATGGCGTCCTCAAGATCGTGGTAGGTGAAGGGGAGGAAGTGGCGATCGGCACCGTGATCGCACTGCTCGAAGATGGAGCCGCTACCGGTGGCTCGCCTGTCGCCGCTCCGGCCGCGGGCGCGCCTTCTCCTTCGGCTCCTGCCGCCGCCTCGCCTCCACCGCTGCCCGCCTCCGGTGCGCAGGTGATCGACGTGAAGGTTCCCGCGGCCGGCGAATCCATCACCTCCGCAAATGTCGCGCGCTGGCACAAGGGCGACGGCGCGGCCGTCTCCAAGGGTGAGGCGCTTGTCACCTTGGAAACCGACAAGGTGTCCAGCGAGCTCGAGGCTGATGCCTCCGGGACGCTCAAGATCCTCGTGGCCGAAGGCAATGAAGTCGGGATCGGCACTCTGATCGCTCAGATCATCGTGGGGAATACCACCGCCGCTCCCGAGCCTGCGGCTCCGGCTCCGGCCGCGCCGGCACCTGTGCCTGCCGCCGCGGCGCCCGCACCGGTGACCGAAACGCCGAAGCCCCGGACCTTCGAGCTTCCCGCTGCTCCGGCCCCAGCTCCTGCGGTCGCTGCCGCTCCGGTTTCGGACGGCCGCGTGACCCGTAAGAAGATGAGCATGCTGCGCCGCAAGATCGCGACGCACCTGGTAAATGCCCAGCAGACCGCCGCGATCCTCACCACCTTCAACGAGGCGGACATGACCGCGGTCATGGAGCTCCGCAAGGCGGTGCAGGAAGACTTCCTCAAGAAGCACGGCGTGAAGCTCGGCTTCATGTCCTTCTTCGTGAAGGCCGTGGTCCAAGCTCTCAAGGACGTGCCGCAGGTTAATGGCATGATCGATGGCCAGGACATCGTTCAGAACCACTTCTACGATATCGGTGTGGCGATCGGCACCGAGAAAGGCCTGATCGTTCCGGTGATCCGCGATGCGGACAAGAAGAGCTTTGCCCAGATCGAGCAGGACATCATCGACTACGCCAAGAAGGCGAAGGAAGGGAAGATCGGCATCGAAGACCTGCAGGGTGGTGTCTACACGATCTCGAACGGCGGCACCTACGGCTCTCTGCTCAGCACGCCGATCCTCAACCCGCCCCAGAGCGGCATTCTCGGCATGCACACCATCCAGCAGCGCCCGGTGGCCCTGAACGGGCAGGTGGTGATCCGCCCGATGATGTATCTCGCCATGAGCTATGACCACCGATTGGTGGACGGCAAGGAAGCCGTGACCTTCCTGATCCGCATCAAGGACTGCATCGAGAATCCGACGCGCCTGATGCTGGAAATGTAA